The DNA window CGACTAAGGAGAAGGGGAAGAAGAAGGAAGGGAAGAATGTGTCAAGAGATTGGTCATAATAGGCGATACCGTCCTCACCGCAGACGAACAAGGTATCCCGCGCCGAGAGGATCCCCTTTATGGAATCGCCGATTGGCAACCGGTAAGATTTCGTTATTAGGCCATCTTTACTAATCCGGAATAAGCCCCGGCCAGTCCCCACCCAAAAAAAGGTGTCGGCGTAAAGGGAGTGGACGATATAGCCGGGAATCAAATTTCGGAGCCGATGCGAATCCGGTTGAAGAAAGAAACCTCGGGTCTCAATGAGATAAACCCCCATCTCACTTCCCAAGAGGATGGTGTCACCGAAGATTTTCACCTTCCGGATGGAGGTGGGCAACCTTTCGGGGGGATAGCGAAGAAAGTTTCTCTTATCCCAAATCAAAACCCCCCGGTAGAGGGTAGCTAACCAGAGATTATCATCCCGATCCCAGGCAAAGGATTGGAGGTAATGGGAGGAAAGGCCATCCCGGTAGGTGTAATTTTGCAATACCTTCTCCTCTTCTAAGGAGAAGAGGACCAATCCTCCCGTAGTGGCGAGATAGAAGGTATCGTTTCTCTCTTCTATCTGGTTTATATATTGGTAAGTGGGATAGACTTTCCAGTTGGTGATCTCAAAATTAATTAGATAAAGGAAAAGAAGCACCATCAGATTTTAAGGGAGAGAGGCGATGAGATTCCTCTGCGCATCGTAAATGGCAAAAGTGAGAGAAGGGGAGGCGAAGGAATGGGAGGCACAGGCAAAGCAGGGGTCATAACAACGGAAAAAGATCTCTATGAGGTTGAGACTATTCTCCGTGATCTCGTCTCTTTTAATATATTCTCTTGCCCCCTGTTGAATAGAGAGATTTATCGCCCCTTTATTATTGGTGGTGGCAACGATGAGGTTCACTTCCTTAATTAAAGCCTTTTCGTCCAATTTATAGTGGTGGATCAAAGTTCCCCGGGCTGCCTCCACAATCCCCACTCCTTCCTTTGGTTTTCCTAACCCGCCGGAGGCGGGCAGATTCCGCAGGTCGCTTCCCGTTATCCCTTCTTCCCTTATTAACTCCAATCCCCTTTCGCAGGCGTATAATAATTCAATCAATCTTGCCCAGTGATAGGCAAAGACATTAGTGATTGGTTTTTTCCCATAAAAGGAAAGAAGTCTTTCGTATTCCTTATTTGCCTCTTGGGTTGCTATTCCCTCCGAGACATTAATCCGAGCTAAGGGTCCAACTCGGTAGAGCCCACTCTCCTTCCCCGGAACTAAACCCTTAAAACCAACCTCTTTTAAGAAGGGAATTTTAACATAAGACCATTCCACAACCGCTTCTTGGATGTGATTTAGATAATCTTGGGGGGCAAATTTAATAAACTCCTTCCCCTCGGGCGTAGTTACCCTCACCTCGCCATCATAGAAATTTAATTGGTTATTCTCATCAACCAAACCCATATTATAAAGGTCAAGAGAGAAGTTTTCGTTTTTAAAGATCCTAACATATTCCGGATTAGAGAGGACTAAGTTATGGAAAATCTCTAAGGTCTTTGAGGCAAAATCCTTACAAGAGAGGAGCATATCTTCAATCCTTTTCTTCTCCTCTTCGGAAATCCCTTTTGTTACTCCCCCGGGAATACCACAGACCGGATGGGTTGCCTTGCCACCCAGGATTTCGGTGATCAATTGGCCATAGGCGCGATGCTTTATCACCTCCAAACCCAATTCCTTTCCCACTTTTTCTATAATCCCGAAGATATTTCTCTTCTCCCTCTCCGCTTGGAAGCCGACCAAAAGATCCGGGCCCCCTAAGAAATAGAAGTGGAGGATATGGTCATAAATGATATAACCGCAATATAAAAGTTCCCTCAACTTTTTTGCGAGGGGGGTTGGCTTAATACCAAAACAGGCATCAAGCGCCTTAGTGGCGGCCATATGATGGGCAACCGGACAGACACCACAAATTCGGGAGGTTAATTGGGGCATATCCTCCGCCTTCCGCCCTTCGCAGAACTTCTCAAAACCCCTCAATTCGGGAACCTGCAAAAGAGCATTTTCTACCTCTCCCTTTTCGTTTAGGAAGATCTCAATCTTGCCGTGCCCTTCCAAACGGGTTATCGGGTCAATAGTTATTCTTCTCATCTTCTTCTCCTTTTTGGAATTAAGGAAGAGGGTAAGGAATACATATAAAATGTGCCGACCGGATCAGAAATTTTCTCTATCATCCGGTCAAGCTCCTCTTCGGGGAGACTCTTCTCTTTATCCAAGGCTAAAATGGAGGCGATGGCCGAAATTGCCTTTGCCCCTTGGTCAAAAACCTCTGGGGTTGGGCCCAGACAGCCAGTACAGGGCCAATTGGCATTAATGCATCTTGTCTGGCAACCACTTCTGGTTACCGGTCCTAAACAGATAACCCCTTCTTCTAAGAAACACTTCTTCGGGTCGGGTGAAATCTCAATCATTCTTTTAATATCCGGCATCTTCTTTGCCTCTTTTGGATTCCGCGCACAATCCTCACAGAGGGCTTTGACGGGGGCTAAAACACTCCCTTTTTCCGGAAGTTTCCCTTGGGCAATCTTTTCTACCGCCTCAATGATTAAGTTGGTGGGGGGGGGACAACCCGGTAGATAATAATCAACCGGCACTACCTTATCTAAAGGGAAGACTTGCTCGTAAAACTCCGGCAGGGTGAGATTCTCAAATTCGGTTTTGGGTAAAATTCCCTTTGGATTATTGGTAGAAGGGGTATTTTTATAGATTCTTTCTAAGATCTCTTCCCGGGAGAAGAGATTAGCAAGACCCGGAATGCAACCTTTGTGGGCACAACTACCAAAGGCAATAAGGATCTTTGATTTTTCCCGCAAAACCTTAGCCAGATGCTCCTGCTCAGAATTTCTAACTGAACCATTGAAAAAGGTGACATCAATAAAACCTTGGGGGAAATTTTCTACATCTTTATATTTCACATCTAAGGCGACAGGCCAGAAGACAATATCGGCAAGGGCGATCACATCTAAAATTTTCTCATTGATATCCAAGACCGCGATTTCACAACCACCACAAGATGCTGCCCAGTAAAAAGCAAATTTCAACTTAGCCATATTTAATCATAAAAAAATTTTTCTAAATGTCAAATCTATTTTAAGCCAATTGGGAAAATTTCTTTAGCCTCTTTATTGTCAAATCCTTTCCTAAAACCGCGATCAGGTCAAAGAGGGGTGGACCAACTGTCTTGCCGGTTAGAGCGACCCGGCAGGGATGGATTAATTCGCTCGCCTTAATCTTTAATTCCTCAGCCAATCCCCTCAATGCCTTCTCGGTTGTCTCTTTATTAAAATCTAAAAGGGAAGAGAATCTTTCTGCTAAGAGATTTAGCCTTTCCCGATTTTCCGAAGTGAGGAAGGATTTTATCTCCGCTAATGGGTAGTCAATCTCCTCCTTTAAGTAGATACTTACCGCCTCCGCCAA is part of the candidate division WOR-3 bacterium genome and encodes:
- a CDS encoding Ni/Fe hydrogenase subunit alpha; amino-acid sequence: MRRITIDPITRLEGHGKIEIFLNEKGEVENALLQVPELRGFEKFCEGRKAEDMPQLTSRICGVCPVAHHMAATKALDACFGIKPTPLAKKLRELLYCGYIIYDHILHFYFLGGPDLLVGFQAEREKRNIFGIIEKVGKELGLEVIKHRAYGQLITEILGGKATHPVCGIPGGVTKGISEEEKKRIEDMLLSCKDFASKTLEIFHNLVLSNPEYVRIFKNENFSLDLYNMGLVDENNQLNFYDGEVRVTTPEGKEFIKFAPQDYLNHIQEAVVEWSYVKIPFLKEVGFKGLVPGKESGLYRVGPLARINVSEGIATQEANKEYERLLSFYGKKPITNVFAYHWARLIELLYACERGLELIREEGITGSDLRNLPASGGLGKPKEGVGIVEAARGTLIHHYKLDEKALIKEVNLIVATTNNKGAINLSIQQGAREYIKRDEITENSLNLIEIFFRCYDPCFACASHSFASPSLTFAIYDAQRNLIASLP
- a CDS encoding oxidoreductase → MAKLKFAFYWAASCGGCEIAVLDINEKILDVIALADIVFWPVALDVKYKDVENFPQGFIDVTFFNGSVRNSEQEHLAKVLREKSKILIAFGSCAHKGCIPGLANLFSREEILERIYKNTPSTNNPKGILPKTEFENLTLPEFYEQVFPLDKVVPVDYYLPGCPPPTNLIIEAVEKIAQGKLPEKGSVLAPVKALCEDCARNPKEAKKMPDIKRMIEISPDPKKCFLEEGVICLGPVTRSGCQTRCINANWPCTGCLGPTPEVFDQGAKAISAIASILALDKEKSLPEEELDRMIEKISDPVGTFYMYSLPSSLIPKRRRR
- a CDS encoding glutamate--tRNA ligase family protein → LEYKEAGFLPSALLNYLALLGWSPGGDREFMTKEEMIELFSLERVNKANAIFDLKKLEHFNSVYIRKSEARELLNHLKPFLKVTGEEGRLLSAIKISQERARTLIDLAEAVSIYLKEEIDYPLAEIKSFLTSENRERLNLLAERFSSLLDFNKETTEKALRGLAEELKIKASELIHPCRVALTGKTVGPPLFDLIAVLGKDLTIKRLKKFSQLA